Proteins encoded in a region of the Stieleria neptunia genome:
- a CDS encoding dienelactone hydrolase family protein, producing the protein MARRLSREAAKLATAFAMMLLAGVIVQVAVPLLLPSVTVAFVDARVFRSWWGFGLRETFVQALCASVLLGVWYNAFGPQQTDGSRRQHALMMIAAFFSGAALLSIPVCLALRVPTLVIFVWVAQTLLQLIVGGMTTVKLSHTVRPWRWTAFLTATSMVCIAAALAVGYYLPAPRPDGTFTVTGPNGSPIAIDYFSPPENADNGTAVVIFHGVEGATPLVRRAVHYVNAKAISERGHPTFFVRYFDDFDYDNLMLLKNGKLDVDEIERIRLEDWRKWVSIACDAIEEVKKRDHDRIAIIGYSLGCYVATAATAELCEKGYPDVVVGNFGAVWPEVQTGPGFPPIHFFHGEKDEVIPIANVFAAVQRMRASGVPSVELTTIPGQGHTPEGPASYQLRIDTEKILGKLSSPHEASQAGQ; encoded by the coding sequence ATGGCCCGGAGATTGAGTCGAGAAGCGGCGAAGCTGGCGACGGCGTTCGCGATGATGCTGCTAGCAGGTGTCATCGTGCAGGTCGCCGTGCCATTGCTGCTGCCATCGGTGACGGTCGCGTTCGTCGACGCCCGAGTTTTCCGATCCTGGTGGGGATTCGGCTTGCGAGAAACTTTTGTCCAGGCCCTATGTGCCAGCGTTCTCCTTGGCGTCTGGTACAACGCGTTTGGTCCTCAACAGACAGATGGGAGCAGACGACAACATGCGCTGATGATGATCGCTGCCTTTTTCTCCGGTGCCGCACTGCTATCCATTCCCGTTTGCCTTGCATTGCGAGTCCCCACGCTGGTGATCTTCGTGTGGGTCGCTCAAACACTGCTCCAACTGATCGTCGGTGGTATGACCACTGTCAAACTGTCCCATACGGTCCGACCATGGCGATGGACCGCCTTTCTCACGGCGACCTCGATGGTCTGCATCGCTGCCGCGTTGGCGGTCGGCTACTACCTTCCGGCCCCGCGTCCTGACGGGACGTTCACGGTCACTGGCCCCAACGGCAGCCCTATCGCGATTGACTATTTCTCTCCACCTGAAAACGCAGACAATGGCACGGCCGTCGTCATTTTTCATGGCGTGGAGGGAGCAACGCCATTGGTCAGAAGGGCAGTTCACTATGTCAATGCGAAAGCGATTAGCGAACGCGGGCATCCGACCTTCTTCGTGCGTTATTTCGATGACTTTGATTACGACAACTTGATGCTGCTGAAGAACGGAAAACTTGATGTGGACGAGATCGAAAGGATCCGCCTTGAGGATTGGAGAAAATGGGTTTCGATCGCCTGCGATGCGATAGAGGAAGTCAAAAAGCGCGATCACGATCGAATCGCGATCATCGGCTATTCACTCGGCTGTTACGTTGCCACCGCAGCCACCGCGGAGCTGTGCGAAAAGGGTTATCCCGACGTCGTGGTGGGAAATTTTGGAGCCGTCTGGCCGGAGGTGCAAACCGGCCCGGGCTTTCCGCCGATTCACTTTTTCCACGGTGAGAAGGACGAAGTCATCCCGATCGCCAATGTGTTCGCGGCGGTCCAGCGGATGCGTGCCTCTGGCGTCCCGAGCGTCGAACTCACAACGATCCCCGGTCAGGGGCATACTCCGGAAGGACCTGCTTCGTATCAACTCCGAATCGACACCGAGAAGATCCTCGGGAAGCTATCTTCGCCGCACGAAGCTTCGCAGGCCGGGCAATGA
- a CDS encoding ankyrin repeat domain-containing protein → MRGLIKKGGAMVSFDEVSQTNAAGDIERLQGYFASGFDANTTTKTEKWTLLHKALLLPHAATNPDLIALLIDSGCHVNAVDASGNTALHYAARKCDEASIGILLSSGADPNAVNSEGRTPLQKLLGSGRYSVEAVQEFLQAGADPDLGTPGSARKLASALEDSKVIELFDKRKPD, encoded by the coding sequence ATGCGTGGTTTGATCAAAAAAGGGGGGGCGATGGTGTCGTTCGACGAGGTGTCACAAACAAATGCTGCCGGTGACATCGAGAGACTACAGGGCTATTTTGCGAGCGGTTTCGATGCGAACACGACGACAAAGACTGAGAAGTGGACGCTACTTCACAAAGCTTTGCTCTTGCCCCATGCGGCTACGAACCCAGATCTGATCGCACTGCTGATCGATTCAGGCTGTCATGTGAATGCCGTCGATGCCAGTGGAAACACGGCACTGCACTATGCGGCAAGAAAGTGTGACGAGGCGTCCATTGGGATCTTGTTGAGCTCCGGTGCGGACCCGAATGCGGTCAACAGTGAAGGCCGGACTCCCCTTCAGAAGCTCCTGGGGTCAGGGAGATATAGCGTTGAGGCTGTCCAGGAATTCCTGCAAGCAGGAGCTGATCCTGATCTTGGCACGCCGGGCAGTGCGAGGAAGCTTGCGTCGGCGCTAGAGGATTCAAAGGTTATCGAGTTGTTCGACAAACGAAAGCCGGATTGA
- a CDS encoding ankyrin repeat domain-containing protein yields MKDVNAVTDEDHWNLLHLSLVSIYESPSHEALELLVASGVNVDAQDQEGFTPLHFASRKKDLSSMELLLQNGADPNPVNAQGVTALQLCLKEKPVSIEAVRVLLEYGADPDAGEYGSARKLVDGAEFPEKKAVLDLFSKTKERGD; encoded by the coding sequence ATGAAGGATGTCAATGCAGTCACGGATGAAGATCATTGGAACCTGCTGCATCTTTCTTTGGTGTCGATCTACGAATCCCCATCTCACGAAGCGTTAGAGTTATTGGTTGCGAGTGGAGTGAACGTCGATGCTCAAGATCAAGAAGGGTTTACGCCCCTACATTTCGCCTCTCGAAAGAAAGATCTCTCCTCCATGGAACTGCTGCTTCAAAACGGCGCTGATCCAAACCCGGTCAATGCCCAGGGAGTCACCGCATTGCAGCTCTGCTTGAAAGAAAAGCCCGTGTCGATTGAGGCTGTCAGGGTACTGTTGGAGTACGGCGCGGATCCAGACGCAGGAGAATATGGTTCGGCACGAAAGCTGGTTGACGGAGCCGAGTTTCCTGAGAAGAAGGCGGTCCTCGATCTCTTCTCAAAAACAAAAGAGCGAGGTGATTGA
- a CDS encoding PspA/IM30 family protein yields MSFFSRVSDIINANVSDMLDRAEDPEKMVKMLIFEMEEQIAVAREGVAKAIAGEKQLEANLEKNRGLAEQWRGKAGAAVGRDDEDLARKCLARKKEYDQIAASLQPQWEAARRTSDALKSDLRRIEEKLEEAVRRRDSLIARQMAAEASREVQGVAPSMNRVQRSFDKFDRMERKIEGMEAEAAAYAELSDLSSDLDRDVEQAQRDAEVELELAALKQEAKTNSG; encoded by the coding sequence ATGAGCTTTTTCTCGAGAGTGTCAGACATCATCAATGCCAACGTCAGCGACATGCTGGATCGGGCAGAAGACCCCGAAAAGATGGTCAAGATGTTGATCTTTGAAATGGAAGAACAAATCGCCGTCGCACGAGAGGGTGTGGCCAAGGCGATTGCCGGTGAAAAGCAACTGGAGGCGAATCTAGAGAAGAATCGCGGTCTGGCGGAGCAGTGGCGTGGGAAAGCCGGAGCGGCCGTTGGTCGTGACGACGAAGATCTGGCGCGGAAGTGTTTGGCTAGGAAAAAGGAATACGATCAGATCGCCGCCAGCTTGCAGCCTCAATGGGAAGCGGCCCGCCGGACCAGCGACGCGCTCAAGTCGGACTTGCGACGCATCGAAGAAAAACTGGAGGAAGCGGTTCGCCGTCGCGACAGTCTGATCGCTCGCCAGATGGCGGCCGAGGCGTCGCGCGAAGTCCAGGGCGTTGCACCTTCGATGAATCGTGTCCAACGCAGCTTTGACAAATTCGACCGCATGGAACGCAAGATCGAAGGCATGGAAGCGGAAGCGGCGGCCTATGCAGAGCTGTCCGATTTGTCGTCCGATCTGGATCGCGATGTCGAACAGGCCCAGCGTGATGCGGAGGTCGAACTGGAACTGGCGGCCCTGAAGCAGGAAGCGAAAACAAATTCTGGTTGA
- a CDS encoding S8 family serine peptidase yields MGSLKRRRKPMAERWRRRRAGRLEVLETRCLLDAALGAPSPVLDIDSNAFDSTSVLVRFHAGAATSSSDPITEFSSLPGLKQVGLPQGLDVDQSLEFYRHHPGVIYAEPNYQIHLSAVPNDPDFGSLWGLHNDGQTGGTADADIDGSEAWEITTGDASTVVAVIDTGVDYLHPDLAANMWSNPGEIAGDGIDNDGNGFIDDVHGFDFVSGDGDPMDDHNHGTHVAGTIGAVANNGIGVVGVSWNVRIMAVKFLNASGGGSTAAAVSAIQYAVDNGATISNHSWGFNGNASQALADAIEYARAADHIVVAAAGNGGGDQVGDDNEVRPFYPANFPHDNLIAVAATDHDDQLATFSNYGATQVDLGAPGVGIYSTTRNNTYSTFNGTSMATPHVAGAVALLRSQHPDWPSEKIRDRILDTVDPIPALESRTTTGGRLNVATAVALDSDGPVVVANVPAGEVMKVQDRLRITFDERIDVDSFTTDDVVDFQGPLGSIVVSGVQPVASTAGREFEIAFQPQTALGDYVITLGPEIADPFGNAMDQNGNGINGEATADRFIGGFTIVPDTVGPFVVAASPEGAVNVPVSRVRITFDEPIAVDSFGIDRISEFVGPAGPISVSAIESVSDTEFDVVFPTQDVLGTYRLTIGGAITDPAGNLFDQDQDGIGGETDDDRYDVEFTLQKWLYADRVIEFSSQYTTTAWSAAQALGAPDTFSYGDLQTAWAPRSENGTEEFLTVGFAEPLLASGVVIRETFGNGFVRQVEARNATTGAFVTVAEPQDNSLANVPFDFLVTWPQTNYPVDAVRITIDTDHNQNAYEEIDAVQLRGVTVPDADGARILASTLQGSVNGPVSRVELTFDEPIQDGSFTLDDVSSFVGPDGAIQATAVNRLTSTRYEITFPPQTTFGDYSLLIGPDVLDLEGRPMNQDQDAIDGEPLEDAYAVQFTVELWQFAESVVDFSSQYSPTSWSAEQALGESDTLVYGDSRQAWAPRTINGTSETLTVGFETPVQSTGVIIRETFGNGFVTAVHARDADSGVFHLVSTAQDDSQAGTPVDYNVSWPMTDYLVDAVRITVDTDHSLSYEEIDSVRLRGIVPPDTSGPRVVAWLPDAGHPGPVDHVELTFNEPIVGESLSLDDIASFDGPGGPITIDSIETVSETVYRVRFATQTDWGTYSLAVGPDVVDLAGNAMDQNGDGVSGDPFTDMFELSFDLELWQDASAVVDFSSQYSATSWSAAQTLGPPDTFVYADQRTAWAPGSVNGTTETLTVAFDTPVLAIGAIIRETYGNGFVRTVEARDSDTGTFHIVSTETDDSQPGTPVDYVVSWPMTTYNVDALRITIDTSHSFSYEEIDAVRLRGIVAPDTSGPRIVATVPDATHSGPIDRIEVTFNEPIDPNSFTSDDVVGLSGPGGALAVEEVVQLSEDTYQIRFATQTDFGVYAYSIRPEIRDVAGNEMDQNANGVGGESVDDVFSSSFTVELWQYASTVIDFSSQYSPFGWSAADALGEPNTFDYGDARTAWAPRYANSGDQTLTVGFDIPVYSSGAVIRETFGNGFVRGVEVRDAVSGQFHVMPIGPDPSQPGTPVDYDVSWPLTSYRVDAIRITIDTTHSSSYEEIDAVRLKGE; encoded by the coding sequence ATGGGATCACTCAAACGACGCCGCAAACCAATGGCAGAACGTTGGCGGCGCCGCCGCGCCGGACGTCTCGAAGTCTTGGAGACGCGTTGTCTGTTGGACGCCGCCCTGGGGGCCCCGTCACCTGTGCTGGACATCGACTCCAATGCGTTTGACAGCACCAGCGTGCTCGTGCGGTTTCACGCCGGTGCGGCGACTTCGTCAAGCGACCCGATCACCGAGTTTTCGTCGTTGCCGGGGCTCAAGCAGGTCGGGTTACCGCAGGGGCTTGATGTCGACCAGTCGCTCGAGTTTTATCGACATCATCCCGGCGTGATCTATGCCGAACCCAACTACCAGATTCATCTCTCGGCGGTCCCCAATGATCCGGATTTTGGCAGTCTGTGGGGGCTGCACAATGATGGACAAACCGGTGGCACCGCGGACGCCGACATCGATGGAAGCGAAGCGTGGGAGATCACGACGGGCGACGCGAGCACGGTCGTCGCGGTGATCGATACCGGAGTCGATTATCTGCATCCGGATTTAGCCGCGAACATGTGGTCCAACCCGGGTGAAATCGCCGGTGACGGGATCGACAATGACGGCAACGGCTTTATCGACGACGTTCATGGGTTCGACTTTGTTTCCGGCGATGGGGACCCGATGGACGACCACAATCACGGGACACACGTGGCCGGCACGATTGGCGCGGTGGCAAACAACGGGATCGGCGTGGTCGGCGTCAGTTGGAACGTGCGAATCATGGCCGTCAAATTTTTGAACGCCTCCGGAGGCGGATCGACGGCCGCCGCGGTTAGCGCCATCCAATATGCGGTCGACAACGGTGCCACGATCTCGAACCACAGTTGGGGATTCAACGGCAACGCGTCTCAGGCACTCGCCGACGCGATCGAGTACGCGCGGGCGGCCGATCACATCGTGGTCGCGGCGGCGGGCAACGGCGGCGGCGACCAAGTCGGCGACGACAACGAGGTGCGGCCCTTTTACCCCGCGAACTTTCCCCATGACAATCTGATCGCGGTTGCGGCGACCGATCACGACGATCAATTGGCGACATTCTCCAACTATGGCGCCACCCAGGTCGACCTGGGGGCGCCCGGCGTGGGCATCTACAGCACGACTCGAAACAACACGTACAGCACGTTCAACGGAACCTCGATGGCGACGCCCCATGTCGCCGGTGCCGTCGCGTTGCTGCGAAGTCAGCATCCCGATTGGCCGTCAGAGAAGATTCGTGATCGCATTCTGGATACGGTTGATCCGATCCCCGCCCTGGAGTCACGAACGACGACGGGCGGACGATTGAACGTCGCCACGGCGGTGGCACTCGATTCCGACGGACCGGTCGTCGTGGCAAACGTCCCCGCCGGCGAGGTGATGAAGGTGCAAGATCGACTTCGCATCACCTTTGACGAACGCATCGACGTCGATTCCTTTACGACCGATGACGTGGTGGATTTCCAAGGGCCGCTGGGATCGATCGTGGTCAGCGGAGTGCAGCCTGTTGCGAGTACCGCCGGGCGAGAGTTTGAGATCGCTTTTCAACCGCAAACCGCACTCGGCGACTACGTGATCACCTTGGGGCCGGAAATCGCTGATCCGTTCGGCAATGCGATGGACCAAAACGGGAACGGAATCAACGGCGAAGCGACGGCAGACCGATTCATCGGCGGCTTTACGATCGTGCCCGACACCGTCGGACCGTTTGTCGTCGCCGCCTCGCCCGAAGGCGCCGTCAATGTTCCGGTCAGCCGGGTGCGGATCACGTTTGACGAACCGATCGCCGTTGATTCGTTCGGGATTGATCGGATCAGCGAGTTCGTCGGACCGGCCGGACCGATCAGTGTTTCCGCGATCGAGTCGGTTTCGGATACCGAGTTCGACGTCGTTTTTCCGACGCAGGATGTGCTGGGAACGTATCGACTGACAATCGGCGGCGCGATCACTGATCCGGCCGGGAACTTGTTCGATCAGGATCAGGACGGCATCGGTGGCGAAACGGACGACGATCGGTATGACGTTGAATTCACGCTGCAAAAATGGTTGTACGCGGACCGAGTGATCGAGTTCAGTTCCCAGTACACGACCACGGCCTGGTCAGCTGCCCAAGCACTCGGGGCGCCGGATACGTTCAGCTACGGTGATTTGCAAACGGCTTGGGCGCCGCGATCGGAGAACGGGACCGAGGAGTTTTTGACGGTCGGATTTGCAGAACCCTTGCTGGCCAGCGGCGTCGTGATTCGGGAAACGTTTGGAAATGGATTCGTCCGGCAAGTCGAAGCCCGCAATGCGACGACCGGAGCGTTCGTCACGGTGGCTGAGCCACAAGACAACAGTTTGGCCAACGTCCCTTTTGATTTCCTGGTGACGTGGCCGCAAACCAACTATCCGGTCGACGCCGTGCGGATCACGATCGACACCGATCACAACCAGAACGCGTACGAGGAGATCGATGCGGTTCAACTGCGCGGTGTGACGGTTCCAGACGCCGACGGTGCTCGGATCCTCGCATCGACGCTCCAGGGCAGCGTCAACGGTCCGGTCAGCCGTGTCGAACTGACGTTCGACGAGCCGATTCAGGACGGTTCTTTCACGCTCGACGACGTGTCCAGCTTTGTTGGCCCCGACGGCGCGATCCAGGCCACTGCGGTCAATCGACTGACCAGCACACGGTACGAAATCACCTTCCCGCCACAGACCACATTCGGCGATTACTCGCTGTTGATCGGACCCGATGTGCTGGACCTGGAAGGGCGGCCGATGAACCAAGACCAGGATGCGATCGATGGAGAACCGTTGGAGGATGCCTACGCCGTCCAATTCACGGTCGAACTGTGGCAGTTTGCCGAGTCGGTTGTCGATTTTAGTTCTCAGTACAGTCCGACGTCGTGGTCGGCCGAACAAGCACTCGGGGAATCTGACACGTTGGTCTACGGTGACTCGCGGCAGGCTTGGGCGCCGCGGACCATCAATGGGACCAGCGAAACGCTGACCGTCGGATTCGAAACGCCTGTTCAATCGACCGGCGTGATCATTCGCGAAACCTTCGGCAACGGTTTTGTCACGGCGGTGCATGCCCGTGATGCCGACAGCGGCGTGTTCCATTTGGTTTCGACTGCCCAGGATGACAGCCAAGCGGGCACGCCGGTGGATTACAACGTGTCGTGGCCGATGACCGACTACCTGGTCGACGCGGTTCGAATCACCGTCGATACGGATCACTCGTTGTCGTATGAAGAAATTGATTCGGTGCGATTGCGGGGCATTGTGCCACCGGATACGTCTGGCCCACGCGTGGTCGCCTGGTTGCCCGACGCCGGGCATCCCGGACCGGTGGATCATGTGGAATTGACGTTTAACGAACCGATCGTCGGGGAGAGTCTGTCGCTGGACGACATCGCATCGTTTGATGGCCCAGGCGGCCCGATCACGATCGACTCGATCGAAACTGTTTCCGAGACGGTTTATCGGGTCCGTTTCGCAACGCAGACCGATTGGGGAACGTATTCGTTGGCCGTCGGTCCCGATGTCGTCGACCTGGCAGGCAACGCGATGGATCAAAACGGCGACGGTGTTTCCGGCGATCCTTTCACCGACATGTTTGAACTGTCGTTCGACCTGGAGCTTTGGCAAGACGCGAGTGCCGTCGTCGATTTCAGTTCGCAGTATAGTGCGACGTCGTGGTCCGCGGCACAAACCCTTGGACCGCCGGACACGTTTGTCTACGCCGATCAACGCACCGCGTGGGCCCCGGGTTCGGTCAACGGGACGACCGAAACACTGACCGTCGCGTTCGACACTCCCGTGTTGGCGATCGGCGCGATCATTCGCGAAACCTACGGCAACGGATTTGTGCGAACGGTGGAAGCCCGTGACAGCGATACCGGCACATTCCACATCGTGTCGACCGAAACCGATGACAGCCAGCCGGGAACGCCAGTCGACTACGTGGTTTCATGGCCGATGACGACCTACAACGTCGACGCGTTGCGGATCACGATCGATACCAGCCATTCATTCTCGTACGAGGAAATCGATGCGGTGCGTCTGCGTGGCATCGTCGCACCCGATACCAGCGGCCCCCGGATCGTCGCAACGGTTCCCGACGCAACGCATTCCGGGCCGATCGACCGTATCGAGGTCACGTTCAATGAACCGATCGATCCCAACAGTTTCACTTCGGACGATGTCGTCGGCCTGTCCGGTCCCGGTGGAGCGTTGGCGGTCGAGGAGGTCGTCCAGCTGAGCGAAGACACCTACCAAATCCGGTTCGCGACACAAACCGACTTCGGCGTCTATGCTTATTCGATCCGGCCGGAAATTCGCGATGTGGCTGGAAACGAGATGGATCAAAATGCAAACGGCGTCGGCGGCGAATCGGTGGACGACGTGTTTTCCTCGTCGTTTACGGTGGAACTCTGGCAATACGCCTCGACCGTGATCGACTTCAGTTCCCAGTACAGCCCCTTCGGATGGTCAGCCGCCGATGCGTTGGGCGAACCGAACACGTTCGACTATGGCGACGCCAGAACCGCGTGGGCACCGCGTTACGCAAATAGTGGTGATCAAACCCTGACCGTCGGGTTTGACATTCCGGTCTACTCCTCCGGCGCGGTCATTCGCGAAACGTTTGGCAACGGATTCGTGCGCGGGGTGGAAGTCCGGGATGCGGTCAGCGGACAATTTCACGTGATGCCGATCGGTCCCGATCCCAGCCAGCCTGGCACGCCGGTGGACTACGATGTGTCGTGGCCGCTGACCAGTTATCGCGTCGACGCGATTCGTATCACGATCGATACGACGCATTCGTCAAGTTATGAAGAAATCGATGCGGTGCGTTTGAAGGGAGAGTAG
- a CDS encoding ATP-binding response regulator gives MTTILIVDDSPVDRYFTRDLIADQPGFQIIFAEHGLDALQQMRQSAPDLVITDLVMPEMDGLELVRASRREFPEIPVVLMTAYGNESLAVDALYEGAASYVPKSKRVERLVETVYRVLARARANRNRNRSTKFYGKVEATFYLENDPDKIPALLDYVQQIIGGLELSDETEHIRVGVALEEALLHSIWHGNLELTSDELDRSRAAGWEGLKELISQRRSESPYRDRQIVLEVHVTNSTARFVIRDGGIGNQRLSARTFTREDYFGTGDGIGIALMSTLMDKVTYNEAGNELTLIKVSQN, from the coding sequence ATGACCACGATATTGATCGTCGACGACTCTCCGGTCGACAGGTACTTCACGCGCGACCTGATTGCGGATCAGCCAGGCTTTCAAATCATCTTTGCCGAACACGGTCTCGACGCGTTGCAGCAGATGCGTCAATCGGCTCCCGACCTGGTCATCACCGATCTGGTCATGCCCGAAATGGATGGATTGGAATTGGTGCGGGCTTCGCGCCGCGAGTTTCCCGAGATTCCCGTGGTGCTGATGACTGCCTACGGGAATGAATCGTTGGCGGTCGACGCCTTGTACGAGGGCGCGGCCAGCTATGTCCCCAAGTCCAAACGCGTGGAACGACTGGTGGAAACCGTCTACCGCGTGCTGGCCCGTGCCCGCGCCAACCGCAATCGCAACCGGTCGACCAAGTTTTATGGCAAGGTCGAAGCAACGTTCTATCTGGAGAACGATCCCGACAAGATCCCCGCGCTGTTGGATTACGTTCAGCAGATCATTGGCGGTCTGGAACTGAGCGACGAGACCGAGCACATCCGTGTCGGCGTGGCTCTCGAAGAAGCGCTACTCCACTCGATCTGGCACGGCAACCTGGAATTGACCAGTGACGAACTCGATCGCAGTCGCGCCGCCGGCTGGGAAGGGCTCAAGGAACTGATTTCCCAACGTCGTTCCGAGTCGCCCTATCGTGATCGACAGATCGTGCTGGAAGTCCATGTCACCAACAGCACGGCGCGGTTCGTCATTCGTGACGGCGGGATCGGCAACCAACGGCTCTCCGCCCGCACCTTCACACGCGAAGACTATTTCGGGACCGGAGACGGAATCGGAATCGCGCTGATGAGCACGCTGATGGACAAGGTCACCTACAACGAAGCCGGGAACGAGTTGACACTGATCAAGGTCAGCCAGAATTAA
- a CDS encoding alpha/beta hydrolase fold domain-containing protein has product MNLQSVLTMILCLGVLLADAVDAPAQSPPAQSPPAQSPQGQTPQTQTPRIPFAEVLRREDANRDGKVSKDEFKGPPRLFQRLDRNRDDVLTREDFPIANRPNTNRRNAGRLNTPDDVTVERDVVFGTGGGRDLTMHLVLPKEKSEKPLPVYVWIHGGGWQGGTKDGGVRQVLPLVRSGFVGATIEYRLTGEAPFPAQIEDCKCAIRYLRAHAAKYNLDVDRIAVGGSSAGGHLVALLGTSGGVKELEGNGGWPDQSSRVHAVVDLYGPTDFKTFVTTPGYERHNEAGSPESKLLGGGEVLKKPEGIKRVNPITYVDQDDPPFLIIHGSDDRTVPPNQSELMHKALQAAKVDSTLHIIEGAGHGGPKFSEPEIRQMQVDFLLKTFQMASPE; this is encoded by the coding sequence ATGAATTTACAATCTGTCCTGACCATGATCCTGTGCCTGGGAGTTTTGTTAGCGGATGCCGTTGACGCCCCAGCACAATCACCCCCAGCACAATCACCCCCAGCACAATCACCCCAAGGGCAAACGCCCCAAACTCAAACGCCACGAATTCCGTTTGCCGAAGTGCTGCGTCGCGAAGATGCCAATCGTGATGGAAAGGTGAGCAAGGACGAATTCAAAGGCCCACCGCGGCTGTTTCAGCGTCTCGATCGAAATCGAGATGACGTGCTGACCCGGGAGGATTTTCCAATCGCCAATCGCCCCAATACGAATCGCCGTAATGCCGGTCGGCTGAACACGCCGGACGATGTCACCGTCGAGCGCGACGTCGTTTTCGGCACCGGCGGAGGGCGTGATCTGACGATGCATCTGGTGTTGCCGAAGGAAAAGTCTGAAAAGCCGCTGCCGGTGTACGTCTGGATCCACGGCGGGGGATGGCAGGGCGGCACGAAAGACGGTGGCGTTCGCCAAGTCCTTCCGCTGGTACGCAGCGGGTTCGTCGGAGCCACGATCGAATACCGCTTGACCGGCGAAGCCCCCTTTCCGGCCCAGATCGAAGACTGCAAGTGCGCGATCCGCTATCTGCGCGCCCATGCAGCCAAGTACAACCTCGATGTCGACCGAATCGCCGTGGGCGGCAGCTCCGCCGGCGGGCATCTGGTCGCACTACTGGGCACCTCCGGCGGCGTCAAAGAACTCGAAGGCAACGGGGGCTGGCCGGATCAATCCAGCCGAGTCCACGCGGTCGTGGACCTCTACGGACCGACCGACTTCAAGACCTTTGTCACCACGCCGGGATACGAACGCCATAACGAAGCGGGTTCCCCCGAATCGAAGCTACTCGGCGGCGGCGAAGTGCTGAAAAAACCCGAGGGCATCAAACGAGTCAACCCGATCACCTATGTCGACCAGGACGATCCCCCCTTCCTGATCATCCACGGCAGCGACGACCGCACGGTGCCGCCGAACCAAAGTGAATTGATGCACAAGGCGTTGCAAGCGGCCAAGGTCGACAGCACCCTGCACATCATCGAAGGTGCCGGCCACGGCGGTCCAAAGTTCTCTGAGCCCGAGATCCGTCAAATGCAAGTCGACTTCTTGCTCAAGACGTTCCAGATGGCAAGTCCGGAGTGA